The Phoenix dactylifera cultivar Barhee BC4 chromosome 15, palm_55x_up_171113_PBpolish2nd_filt_p, whole genome shotgun sequence genome contains a region encoding:
- the LOC103707887 gene encoding LOW QUALITY PROTEIN: 2,3-bisphosphoglycerate-dependent phosphoglycerate mutase 2-like (The sequence of the model RefSeq protein was modified relative to this genomic sequence to represent the inferred CDS: deleted 1 base in 1 codon), translated as MAATTSHQAIGSARECHSSFGSQNGIRKLSVKMVSKVFGVDLRLISRKNCCSKSWKLGVIHASRSHSSVVDPVQIPSKNNSSNSKKKSDETALILIRHGESLWNEKNLFTGCVDVPLTQKGVEEAIEAGKRICNIPVDMIYTSALIRAQMTAMLAMTQHRRKKVPIFMHNESEQAQRWSQIYSEETKKQSIPVIADWQLNERMYGELQGLNKQETADRFGKEKVHEWRRSYDIPPPNGESLKMCAQRAVAYFKEQIEPRLLSGKNVMIAAHGNSLRSIIMYLDKLTSQEVINLELSTGIPMLYIFKDGKFIRRGSPVGPSEAGVYAYTRSLALYRQKLDEMFH; from the exons ATGGCTGCCACCACATCTCATCAGGCCATTGGGTCCGCCCGTGAATGTCACAGCAGCTTTGGCTCTCAGAATGGAATTAGAAAGTTGTCGGTGAAGATGGTTTCTAAGgttttcggtgttgatttacGGCTGATTTCAAGGAAAAATTGCTGCTCCAAGAGCTGGAAATTGGGTGTAATCCATGCATCTAGATCACATTCTTCAGTAGTTGATCCAGTTCAAATACCATCAAAGAATAACTCTagcaattcaaagaaaaaatcag ATGAAACTGCGCTTATATTGATCCGGCATGGTGAATCTCTATGGAATGAGAAAAATTTGTTTACGGGTTGTGTTGATGTACCCTTGACTCAAAAGGGTGTGGAGGAGGCAATTGAAGCAGGTAAAAGAATATGCAATATACCTGTTGACATGATCTACACGTCTGCCTTGATTCGTGCTCAGATGACTGCCATGCTTGCCATGACACAGCATCGCCGGAAGAAG GTTCCAATTTTCATGCACAATGAGAGTGAGCAGGCCCAGAGATGGAGCCAGATCTATAGTGAGGAAACAAAGAAACAATCTATTCCAGTGATAGCTGATTGGCAATTGAATGAGAGAAT GTATGGTGAGTTACAGGGTCTCAACAAGCAAGAAACAGCAGATCGATTTGGGAAAGAGAAAGTTCATGAGTGGCGTCGCAGTTATGACATCCCTCCTCCGAATGGAGAGAGCTTAAAGATGTGTGCTCAAAGAGCTGTTGCTTATTTCAAAGAGCAG ATTGAACCTCGACTTTTGAGT GGAAAAAATGTGATGATTGCTGCACATGGGAATTCACTGAGGTCTATTATTATGTACCTTGACAAGCTGACTTCTCAAGAG GTAATCAACCTTGAGTTGTCAACTGGCATTCCTATGCTCTATATATTCAAAGATGGAAAGTTCATCAGGAGAGGGAGTCCTGTAGGACCTTCCGAGGCTGGCGTTTATGCTTATACTAGG